A portion of the Cellulophaga algicola DSM 14237 genome contains these proteins:
- a CDS encoding secondary thiamine-phosphate synthase enzyme YjbQ — MNFYQTEVRLRSFSRGFHLVTTEVLNALPEIKAINVGMLQVFIKHTSASLTINENADPTVRLDFESHMNVMVPENQPYYKHDYEGADDMPAHIKSSLMGASVQIPITNGQLNLGIWQGIYLCEHRDNASGRHIVITAFGN; from the coding sequence ATGAATTTTTATCAAACAGAAGTAAGATTAAGAAGTTTTTCGCGAGGGTTTCATTTGGTTACTACGGAGGTTTTGAATGCACTTCCTGAAATAAAAGCTATTAATGTTGGAATGCTACAGGTTTTTATAAAACACACATCTGCAAGTTTAACCATTAATGAAAATGCAGACCCAACCGTCCGTTTAGATTTCGAAAGTCATATGAATGTTATGGTTCCGGAGAATCAACCCTACTATAAACATGATTATGAGGGTGCTGATGATATGCCTGCCCATATTAAATCTTCATTGATGGGGGCTTCAGTTCAAATTCCAATTACAAATGGGCAGTTAAATTTAGGGATTTGGCAAGGAATCTATTTATGTGAACATCGGGATAATGCTTCTGGTAGACATATCGTTATCACAGCTTTTGGTAATTAG